The Natranaerobius trueperi genome segment GTCACCAGCAGAAGATGGACTGTACGTTGAAGATGAAGATAGTCCGTATGGAAATATAGTTGCAATTAGAGAAGATGAAGAAGATAGAGAAGACCTACAAAAGTTATTTAGTGTATTAAACTCTGAAGAAATTAGAGACTTTATTGAAGAAGAATATGAGCGCAATGTGCTTCCAACATTTTAAAGGAGTGTCATGATATGAAAAACGAGGAGCTAACAATTGGTATCATAGCGGGAACCCCTATAGATACACAAATGGGGAATGAGTTTTTCAAAAATCATGGTGTTAATACTATAGGTAAAGAAATTGCAACAACTCCAGAAGAAGCAACTACCTTACAGGTTTTACACCAAGAACAACTAGAACAAAAGGTTGTAGAAAGAATTGAAACCCTAAAAGAACAAAAAAAAATCCAGTCAATTTGCATCTTTTTTAATTCTTTAAGTACAGCTATAAATAGTAACACTATCTCAAGTAAGACTCGGCTTAATATTGTTACTCCTCTCGGATCATATCATGATATCGCAACTAGATATAATAATATTGGTGTTTTAGGAGCGAACTGTCAGGCGGTTAAAGGTATAGAAGAAATTATTAAAAAAGTAAACCAAGGTGCACATGTTGTAGGTACAGGAACTTTAAAATTAGTAAAGGCCATAGAAAAGAAGGAAAAACCAGTACAAATAATAGAAGATACAGGCATAGCTTCTCTACTTAAGTTTTATGAAAAATCTAAAGTAGATACATTGATATTAGGTTGTACCCATTTTCCTTATATAAAAAAAGAACTTACTAAAAGGACAACAATTAAAATATTTGACCCTGCAGAGGATATGTTAAGAAGAATCCAATTTGATACTTCTGAGCGGATGATTGTATGAGTATCAATCGTTTAAAGGAAGACTTAATTGAACTAGGTAGACTTGGTCGAAAAAACCAAGTAGAAACTAGAAATTATGAAGATTTAGATATGGATAAAGGTTTATGGCGACTTGAGGGAAATGAACAAAGCAAAGTTTCTAAAGACTTTATTATATCAAA includes the following:
- a CDS encoding aspartate/glutamate racemase family protein, encoding MKNEELTIGIIAGTPIDTQMGNEFFKNHGVNTIGKEIATTPEEATTLQVLHQEQLEQKVVERIETLKEQKKIQSICIFFNSLSTAINSNTISSKTRLNIVTPLGSYHDIATRYNNIGVLGANCQAVKGIEEIIKKVNQGAHVVGTGTLKLVKAIEKKEKPVQIIEDTGIASLLKFYEKSKVDTLILGCTHFPYIKKELTKRTTIKIFDPAEDMLRRIQFDTSERMIV